One genomic region from Gossypium hirsutum isolate 1008001.06 chromosome D13, Gossypium_hirsutum_v2.1, whole genome shotgun sequence encodes:
- the LOC107937830 gene encoding uncharacterized protein → MQHSSHKLSCEMLAYCFPLIIQLSNYKSRIIHNIGLLVGNLKYRRTYSSQNLLEPVSGRIITSSQFVNHPSQRSFSQSSCYQKFAPVETHPILRCSSLQHRFKNWQELRKHKLTASTFAGAIGFWPLRRTQLWLEKLGAIKPFSGNLATCWSNIKEEEALERYKLITGNTIEFPEFQVYGKMNPEDSWLAASPDGLVNSVYGLPPGGVLEIKCPYIDGKMEETFPWKRIPLYCIPQAQGLMEIMDREWMDFYVWTPNGSSLFRIYRDVKYWNVLKSALSDFWWKHVQPAKEICSKNVITDPLRELKSIRPDSRHESCGDIVRQSKLVADNSNLLICEINGQLIT, encoded by the exons ATGCAGCATTCTTCTCACAAGCTCTCATG TGAAATGCTTGCATATTGCTTTCCTTTAATCATTCAGCTATCAAATTACAAAAGCAGGATTATCCATAACATTGGTTTGCTTGTGGGTAATTTGAAGTATAGGAGAACATATTCCAGCCAGAATCTACTTGAGCCAGTTAGTGGAAGGATCATCACTAGTAGTCAATTTGTTAATCATCCTTCTCAAAGAAGTTTTAGTCAATCTAGTTGTTATCAGAAATTCGCGCCTGTTGAAACTCATCCTATCCTTCGGTGCAGTAGTCTTCAGCATCGGTTCAAAAATTGGCAAGAACTGAGAAAGCATAAATTGACAGCTAGCACATTTGCTGGGGCTATCGGCTTTTGGCCTTTGCGAAGGACCCAGCTCTGGCTAGAGAAACTTGGGGCGATTAAGCCTTTTTCTGGTAACTTAGCTACATGTTGGAGCAATATCAAAGAAGAGGAAGCACTTGAAAGATATAAACTGATTACTGGGAATACAATTGAGTTTCCTGAATTTCAGGTTTATGGTAAGATGAATCCTGAAGACAGTTGGTTAGCAGCTTCACCTGATGGCTTGGTGAACAGTGTTTATGGGTTGCCTCCTGGGGGAGTATTGGAGATAAAATGTCCATATATTGATGGGAAAATGGAAGAGACTTTCCCTTGGAAGCGCATCCCCCTCTATTGCATTCCACAAGCTCAGGGTTTAATGGAAATCATGGACCGGGAATGGATGGATTTCTATGTTTGGACTCCTAACGGAAGCAGTCTGTTTAGGATTTACCGAGATGTAAAATACTGGAATGTTCTGAAATCAGCACTCTCTGACTTTTGGTGGAAGCATGTTCAACCAGCTAAAGAAATATGCAGTAAAAATGTGATAACAGATCCCCTCAGAGAATTAAAATCAATAAGGCCAGACTCCAGGCATGAATCATGTGGCGATATAGTTCGTCAAAGCAAACTTGTAGCTGATAACTCCAATttattaatttgtgaaataaatggacAACTGATAACCTGA